tcgttttaaaggatttttaattatctatcgattaatattaaaaaaagaacagctttacaactaaaaaaaaatatgcttTGGTATTTAACTCTTTCTTGGTTTCCGTGATTGCTTATTTCGATCTCAAAGTACTTGAAATGCTAAACTTGTTCAATATTCTAgactttatatttttatgtattaataaGCTTTGGTCAACAGTATTTTTCTTCGTATTTGAACAACCTAGCCACTATTACTCGTTAGCTCCATCCAGGTCCTTCATTTATCTGTAAGTTTAGATAAATGAAGAATTACCTAGACAATTACTGTTGTCTACCAACAAGATTAGAACAACTTCCCTATCTTAACTTAATTTGGAGAAGACGGATTCATTTGCGCACGATTCCACCTGACTTCGACCACTTCATAAAATCCACTCAAAACGATAAGCTAAACACACTCCTCAacaaaacctttttttataacaatcagATCATTGTAAAAAAAACACTCAAAGTGTAACTTtaccataaatattaaataaatttaaaatcagaATCATGATTAAATTACTTTTCTTTGGTGTTCTTTTCACCGCAACGATTGCGCTTTCTTCTCAGGTgagttaatttttctttttttttgggatttttcgatttgttttacaacttttttcaATAGTTAAGAGGTAGTTCAATAGGTAATCAAAAAGATTTTCAttatatgatttatttaatgctATGGTGTAATctatttagaaaataaatgttttagttATCTGATGCTATTTTAACGACACTTAAAAGATAAGctaaattactttaaaactGTCTTGTTATTTACCCATAAGCATAGATTTAcctcattaaaaaaaatcctaactAACAAATTCGTTTTAATTCGAATCATTTTAATCGACTCATTCTTCTAGGAACCCCTTAAAGTCTCCATTTTCTATGAGGCACTTTGTCCGGATAGCATCAGTTTCATCGCCCAACAGTTTGCACCAAATTACGATACTTTAGCCGAGAAAATAACTGTTGATTTTCTCCCTTATGGTTTAGGTTCAGTGAGTAATCACCACTTtactataaattaaaattaaatcaaattttaattttttagcatGAATTGATTAATGGTGTATGGCACTTTCAATGCCAACACGGTGAAAATGAATGTTACGGAAATATGATGCAAGCTTGCGGATTAAATGAAACCAACGACCAAGCCATAAAagctaaatttattatttgcgTTATGTCTGCAAGCAACCCTGCGAGTACTGCTTTAATGGAGGAATGTGCTATTGCAAGCGGAATTAGTTGGAATAATATGGTGGAGTGTTCTAAGAATGGTGTTGGGGCGACACTTTTGGCTGCTTATGGTGATCGGACTCACGCCGTTGAACCATGGATGACTTTTGTTCCAACTATTATTTATAACGATGTTTACGATGCCGATAAACAAGATAAGTCGTTAGTTGATTTCTTGAATACTGTGTTAAaccaattataaataaaataagaaaggGCAAACACTTTTAATGCCgtatttgagatattaataaaactttaatattgcaatttgaatttaaaaaatactccTATTTTGTAGCTTACTTTCCTCAGCAATTATTTCTCGTTGATTGAGAAACCCATCTTTATAGATAAATAATCAGTTCAAATAAATTAGCACTTTAGGTATTCCCctcaataatttaaaagaatatatCCAAATTTATCTTTACTGTTTGTATACATACATAAATAGATGATTGTCAAATCCATGAcaaaataccaaaaaattgaCCTTTAGTGTCAAGATAATCTTTCAATCGTTAATTATAAATCTTTGTTTGGGTTAGTTCtctttcaattttcataaatctTCCACATTAACATGTTCTTATTAACATTATTCTTGGTTTTAATCCCACAAACTATATCACAGGTAAATTTGATTTACACCaacaacattttcatttaatttcttaacGTTTTAGACacctcgtttaaaaatgtcgATTTATTACGAATCTTTATGCAGCGATAGCgtaaatttcatcaaaaatcaaCTCGCCCCAAATTACGATGCAATCAAAAAAGACGTCGATTTCGATTTAATCCCATTTGGAAAAGCCACGGTAAATCAaatgattcaacaaaaaattattttaatatttccaatCGTAGCATAGTAAGAAATTGGATGACGATTGGACGTTTTTGTGTCAACACGGTCCTCAAGAATGTAATGGAAATATGTTACAAGCGTGCGGATTAAAATTCGCCGCGAATCAAGAcgacaaaattaattttgtaaactgTGTCATGTCCGCAAAAAATCCTTCAGCAAAAACGACAACGAAAAAATGCGCCGAATCTAATGGTATTTCATGGGATGATTTACATAATTGTTACAATAGTAAAGTAGGAAGGGAATTATTAGCGCGAAACGGCGATAAAACTTATAACGTTCAAccttcaataaattttattccaacaatcatttttgataataaatacgATTATTATCTTCAAAATCGGGCGATGTACGATTTAAAAGGAACTGTAAAGGGTTTGGTTGATGATTTAAAtaggataaattaaaaatataaaaaatttttttatttgagtttaaataatcttttattacTCAACCCTTCAAGAATATTgtaagattatttaaaaaattaattaaatgtcaaaatgtatGCAACCAAACATacatctttaaattaattatcacttttaattttaaataaattaattttcatctattaaaaattgtgataaCCTCTCATAATAACCATTATGTaactcattttttaattcatttctaTCCAGCCACTTGTAATCGGAAATTTGCTTATTAATATTTCCGTTTGTGTATCGaccaaaataaaagaaaatcttaaacattttaattcatCATTATCTTTcctctaaattatttttaaaacttacctTAGCACCCACacaactttgtttttcttttaggttccctggatatttatatttgtaaacCCCGCAAGGTGCGTTACCGTGAATTTGAACTTTAAAATCACCTCCGaaagtttctttaattacCCTATCGGCAGCCTAAAATATatcattacataaaaattaatttcattttattattatgacaaCCTGTCGCATATTTTCACCATCCTTCCTAAGACCTTGTGGTAACAAATAATGATCtttattaccaattttttgtttcataacAAACACTAAATGTTTATCAAGTTTTCTATTTAAcgatttaacattatttttcttatcacACTCGGTGATTTTTTCAGCTactttaaatctttttaattcctCTCTACTAGCATCGAAAAAATCTTGGGCAGTTTGTTTTAACGCCATATCAACATCACCATCACCTTTTTTAAGCTGCTCCGCTTGTATcctattaagaaatttaataattacaaaaatttacttcaTTTTACTGTCTAACTTACAAATCTTGTTCGTGTCTTATTTCATGATTGGATTTATGACTCCTTTCCAATTCGACTTTATCCAAgtactttttaaagttttcttgtaAACCCGTCGATGGCGGAGCTAACGTTGGCCGTCTTTCGATGCAGACAGCCGAGATAAGATCCCATTTTTGAGAAGTTAAAGTTGAGGACTctaaatttttagattataacCTTCATTTGATGttactttaaaacaaatttacctCTAATTGATGTTTTTGTTAAACGAAATACTTGAAAAGagtttcttaacatttttataacaaaataaaaatgatttaaataattcttattttgaggttatgttagaattgaggttaagtttcaagtttaaaaatatttttaaataacattatatttaatttatgtaataattaaattcgtCTTTACGaattcgaattgttttaagaatacaaagaaattttaatatttcaagttttaattttgattttatttaaaaaatattattgcgcCATCTAATGgtgtaaaattgaaataaattaaatttattttttcttttgtatttgaagcaatataaatttatattatcgtagaaatgaattatgtatcattttttttataaaatttactaaacaaagtttaatttatattcatttgataatatatttgaaattattataatagaCACCTATTGACATAATATAGAACTAAATTGACAGTATTGACTTAAATTTCAACTTTCAAGAATCATTTCCagaacatttcaattttttctctGATTTATTccttaatctttattaaaacacatttaaaatagaaatttaatcaTGTACTTTAGACTTGTACGTtgtgtttgaagaaaaaatttaatatggGGAATTCCTAaggtattacaaaaaataattctaatttgatcaattttgatgtaaaagtgattgattttttaagaattttctggaaatttggaattaataaagtttgaaaatCTGTTCGCACTCGCTGCGCACACTTGGTTTTCCTCAGGGGCGCCGCTTATCGACCGACAACACGTTGCGTCAGTCTTCCGTGGAAGCCCTCGCGAACGGGATGCTGGATCCCGGAAAATTTCGGTGCCATGTCCTTCTGTCCGGCGGCCTCGAACAGCCTTTCGTTGGGGGGCGTCTCAGACTGCCCCCTTTCCGCTACTTCAACTAGTAGAGTCCCCGTTAGTCGGCGACTTTTAAGCGCTTCCATACAACAGGAGCCCCAATTCGCCGTCCTTCCATCGGCCTCCGTTTATCAACCGAGCAGAAAACGCGAAGAGGCACATGCTTTACAAAATTTACGAAGACGCGTGCAATCTTTAAGAATTGTTCACGCTAAAACAGGGAGTGAAACTGCGAAATCAAATAATGGGAATGATGGGGAATTGCAACAGGAGGAGCTTGACAATCGTCCGCAACTTTTACATAAGGTTTATTAATTAGATATTTAACTTATAAATGaatgtttaaagtttattactttttaatggaaaatgtGTATATTAAGGGgttaaaattgctttttgcGGTCAATTATTGCCACGAACTTTGCGTGCTTAACGTGTTCATTAACATATATGGCTGGTTGGAAGTGTAAAAGTTAATCTGTGgcaataaattaacttaatcgttttattttattccactttaaattttatttctttttcagatTCTTTCTAACCGTCCAGTTAGCATGGTTTTAGACATTTCTGATTTGCGAACAGCTTGGAAAGACAGCGATTTTATTACAGATTGTCTTTGTTGGCACAATGTGTACCGACAAAGACACACATCTCCAGCACTTTCAATGTCTTCTGAAGTAAATAACTAATATTTGTTATACCAAAAATtctttgtaacaatttttttaatttttagttgtgTCATTTAGCACAAACTTGGGCAAATCATTTGGCTCATACGAATCGTTTTTATTACCGTAATGATAAAGATATTGGTCAGAATTTATTCTGTAGGCCATCGACTCCGCTTCAAAACGACGTTTCCGGTACGGAAGTTGCTTCGTATTGGTATAGTGCCGTGAGACAGTACGATTACGGAAAGGAACCCGATGTTTTGCACGCCAATGTAAATGCGGGTGAGttcttaatttaaaactaagAACTGTACGCACGCAAGAACTGTCAAAACGTGTAACCCGCACCCTCTTGCTTTTTGAATATGCATAGCGTGCGAACCTTCAACTTTGGcttgtatttgaaaattgattttctttaatcaacttttttttaactctttcAATCACATctaaatacacaaaaaatcacaatttgatttattttttttatttttaggacaCTTTACACAGTTAGTTTGGAGAAGTTCAAAATATTTTGGCGTTGGAAAAGCGAGATCGAGATCGGGAAAAGTGGTAGTGGTGGCGCATTACGCCCCAGTTGGAAACATATCAGGTGCTTataaatataacgttttgccTCCGGTTGACGAATATCCGGCTTTGCCCGCCCCTCAAAAGCCGAGATTAATCCTATCGACGGGAAGCACGGAAACGGATTCAAGCGAAAATACGACGACAACGAGTAGTAGTTGTAAGAGATAGCAATGAAAAGTtagtacaaaagaaaattgtaaattaataagaaggaaaaagaagaaatgaaGGAGAAAAAACGTAATTAGAAGaaaattcttctttaacttTGTATTTTTTAGGATTATAAGTcactcaatttttaaatttttgggaaattttcaatgaagatttttttatcacgTTCGCTACCGACGCACAGTGGAGTATTTGACCCAAATTGTcgatcaaaattattatattagtgATAAATTATTGTCATCAAAAGCAAAGCTTATTGAAATTGGGTTGgtaattatctaaaaatggaaaaatgaaacaaaaatatttaataggtaattaataattttattagtattttttatgtagtaaaaaagtaattaatatattgtatttttttaataagacgAAAATTAAGTCGCATCTCGCTCTTCTTCATCTGACTCTTCGTCACCTTCGCTAGTTTCATCTTTGTCCTCCGCATCCCATGGAAGTAACATTTTAATTGTCTCCGGCCTGAACGGTTTTGactttttaatagatttaGGTCTACTGCAGCTTAAAAATGGATCTGATGTTAACAAAAGGCGATTCATGACATCCAGGTTGCACTGGACCCGGCAAAATTTAAGTGAATATTTTTCCCTGTACTGACGGAAATGTTTATTTCTGCTCTCTGCCGCCTCTTCTGATAGAGCTCCTATAGGCAACAGTGCTTTTTCTATTACTGTTGGGccatgtatcaaaattttatggagGGTTGGTGACATGGGGTACCAGTAATACAACTGGATGTAGAGCTTAGCCGTATATCGACAGTACtctgaaaatttatttacgtCAATTTTATGACCACTGGATATTACTTCCAGAATTGTAGCCAATCTTTCAATGAGGGTTTGGTCGATTCCTGTTATACTTGCCGAGGTTTCTACGTTAGAGAAGAATCTTCCATCGTTGCTGTTGCCGTAGTTGGCTTTAGGTACGTCAACGATTTGGCCAAGTTCTTTTCTAAACTTTTCTTGAATAATTTGCTTCCgttcttttataatattctTTTCTGATTCTGTTCTTGTTTGCcacttttttattgtaattttatacGAAATCGACAATCCAAACTCCAAGTTTTCTGAGTTTATAGGTGCTTTTTCAGATTTTTCCAAATCATTGAAATCTTTTGACGTAAGCGTACATTTGTAACATCACATGGTCGAGCCTGTATTGGTAGCGGCATTACAGACTTTACCATCTACCAtggtaaataacattttatggttGACCGTCACTTCTTTGTCTCCGATATTATTTTCGGTTGTACTTAAATGTTTTATCTGCTCTTTGTGATAATTAATTTCCTCATTTGTCACATCTTTCGATTCCCTGATAAATCTGATTCTCATTGGTCGGCAAAAACGTGGTGAGGAGGGTTTTGCCAAAttactttcttatttttcttacaAATAAGGTGAAGAGGTACTAGTGACGACTGGAAAATGTTGGAATCGGAATCGCTgctatttgaaaatgtttgtttgAATTGTGCTTGTTGAGAGCCATCACAACCCCATTTATACGTCAGCTCCAAGGATGCCAATTCTTTTCGTGTGAGAGATATCAAAACTTCTTCTAGGTAAATAATTAATCGCTTTGCAGTATGATCTGCTAATGcttgtaatttaatttccgCACACGTTTCAGTAACACGATAAGCATTCGAGTCTGGATAACAATCTTGTTTTGCTCTCTGTAGAAGTGAATAAGAGGGATATAGTTTTCTTGAGCTTTCTCTAATAATTTCATATTGTTTTCGTGTCAATGAAGCTTCTACAAACATAGATAACGCTTGTGTTGGTGTTAACTTTTCGGGCTCAGACGTCTCACTCTTTCTaaaagctttcttatatttattaccACGTGGCGGCGATGACATGATGTCCTTTACCACTTGTGCTCCACTCACATTTCCAAATTTTCGAAGAGCCATTTGACCAGCAAACAAGAGAGCTTCAGCTTCATTCTCCTTCctcaaaaatgttgttttgcGACGTTTACTGCAATCGCTTAAATCTTCAAAAGCGCTTTCCGAACGACCACCTATATTCGACATACATTTCTGCGTTATTTTAACAGTCCCTTGCAACcaattacgatttttttctaagaaCGCTTTTTCTGTACGATTAGCAGCTTGCCATTTAGTTGCTTTTCCTTATCCGCGAACGTTCGCCGTTTTATGATGTTTCTTTCCACTATATCCAATTTCTTCGCAAAATCTCTACCATTACATTGTTTTGTAAGATTATATATGCCTTCTCGAGTCAAGACATTGAAACCAACATAATCTAAAACGAGGAACAGCTTAGAATAGTAAAGGGCGTACCAAAAATAAGTATGTCTTGCCTACATActattagtttaatttatttttttttaatattttaggcAGTTTCTGGCAGTAGTTGTTTATAATATAGTAGAGTAAATtcttcaaacaaaaaaatgtgaaaataaataaaatcgggAAGAGCCtggaaataaaacaaaaactctTCGTAAtatagaagaaaaacaaaaataaatactaaacaTGCACaaatagaataaataaaaaataactaagaCTATAGAATTAAACTTGAAAAAGTACTTGATTCTATTTATACATACCTGGGTCTGTAACAtccattacaaaaattttcacTGCTCACTGTACAATATCGCTTATTGGTCATGAGATTATTTGTCTCACTCGGAGTTCTTTTGTTCCAACTTTAATATATTTCGTCGAGACAGATGCGCGCCATTTTCGAGGAAAATTGATGGTGGTGGCGTTCTTGTTGCAGTGAGGAGTCATTTTCAGGCATCATTGTTGCAGAGTTTCAGCTCGGGTGCGGAGGATCTGTGGGTTGAAGTTAAGTGCGCGGCTAGGCGTTTACTCCTGTGTTGTGTGTATCTGCCACCTGGCGAGTTAGAACCTTTGATCATGTTTCTACAGAAATTGATACTTATCAGGGACTCTGTCCCTGAAAATACCACTTTAGTTATTACAGGTGATTTCAACTTGCCCTCAATCTCGTTGCGGCGGCGGGCGGAGTCAGGGATTCTTGAACCCGCTGGTGAAGCCGGTGCTCGTGCCAGACAATTTGTAGAGGCTTTTGAATATTGCAacttatttcaatttaaccaTTTATACAATGAAAACTTTAGAATACTTGATCTCATTTTGTGTAACATTGACACTGTACGGGAAATTAAATGTTGTCCGGATCCGTTGGTTAAGCCGGATCGTCATCACCCCGCCATTGAATTTGTTGTTGTCAACGTTCAATTGCGTTGTTTTCATGATGGTCcttcaattaaatatttttataacaaagctGACTATGTAGCGATTAACGATGCTCTTTGCGCGATCGACTGGTCGGAACGATTTGATGGTCGTGGGATTGAGGAAGTTGTTAGAGCCTTCTATGATGCGGTTAACGATCTCGTCAGCACTCATGTTCCGCATAAACCCGTGTCTAAATGTCGTTTTCCACCATGGTATTCTCCATCCACAGTAAGAGTCATTCGTGAGAAACTTAAAGCTCATCGTAATTGGAAGAGGTTTAGCAACAATAACTATTATTTGTCTTTTACTATTCTCCGTAAACGTTCtaaagttttgattaaatctgACTATCAGAAGTACTTGCGCTCGGTCcaagaaaatttgattgagCGCCCTGATCATTTGTGGTCTTTCGTTAAAAATAGGAGGGGTGGATGTGCCGGTATTCCCACTCACATGAGGCTTGGTAATGAGGTCGCGGATAATATCCTTGATGTGTGTTCTCTGTTTTCACGTTATTTTAATGAGGCATTTGTCGGCGCTACCATTGCTAACCGGACTGGTTCAGCCGGTATTCTCCCGTGGTTTACTGAGGAAAATGTGTTGTTCGTTCTTAATGAAGTCGATCCTAAAGCTGGAGCTGGTCCTGATAATTTACCTGGTAACTTTATTAGACACTGCGCGAATGGTCTATCTAAACCgctatttttaatcttttcctTGTCCTTACGTATTGGTTCCTTTCCTGGTGAGTGGAAGAGGGGATTTGTGCTGCCGGTTTTTAAGTCCGGTGACAGGGGTGACGTCTCTAAATACCGCCCGATTACTATCTTGTCATTGGTTtcgaaagtttttgaaaaaatcatatattcTTATTTACTTTACCTCTTGAAACCTAGCCTGATTACGGAACAACATGGTTTTTTACCGGGTAAATCGGTGGAAACTAACCTAGTTTAttatactaattttattcataattccCTCAATTGTTCCAATCAGGTCGATGCGGTTTACACCGATTTTAGTAAAGCCTTTGACAAGATAGATCATAATATTCTGATGCAGAAATTAAGTACCTTTAATGTACCGCAAGGTCTTTTGACATGGTTGGGATCGTACGTAACGGGTCGTTGTCAGGCGGTGAGGATTGGTGGGGTTACATCCTCATATAACCCTGTCACATCGGGTGTTCCGCAGGGTTGGCCCTATCCTCTTTGTGGCGTATATTAATGACATTTCTTCTTGCTTTAAACATGCAAAATTCCTGTTGTATGCGGATgattgcaaaatattttctaacattACAAACAAATGTGATTCCGAAAATCTTCAGGAGGATCTAGACCGGTTCCAGCTTTACTGCGCTGATAACGGCCTGTTCCTGAACTATGATAAGTGTTCTAAAATTACTTTCACACGTAAACGTTATCCACTAAACAATtcgtatacaggtgtcccagaCCACCCGTACCAGCCAATTTATTCGGAAACGGTGAGTCCTAgagagttgaaataaaaaattcgtcaACTAAAGCAGACACTCTCCTTCTAGATAGTGTGTTACGACCGACCAACAACATCCGGAAGTGGGTGCAATTGAGtagtactttaatattttatatgtaaagaGGGGTCAATTACGATATCATCGTAAAGAACTCTTCAATAGAAATCTCTTTcgcttgaaaaaaatttttatattgctaatcgttttcgaaataataaaCCCTAATTGTTGGTACTTTTTACCGGTGTTATTTAAGTTGACAAATAGATGTCGCTAttcgtcgttttgaaaaatcgtgtaatttagaaatggctggttaataacaagaaattgtttttactcaaggacagtagaattagattctactgtccttggtttttactaacaaaatgaataaaataacaaggagTTTTTTTTACCACAGAAGGATattacaaaacactaaataataaaacttaataaattaaagtaaaaataccagttcttattaaacaaatgaataaaataactatGGAAAGGAATTATTTGGACGACAAAACGACACAAAACGCTcaatctaataaaaaattaacaaaatcaagataacaaagattataaatgttcaaattgtctACCATTTTGAGCAACACATTTTTCAAGCCGGAGCCTTACACTATCTACtgcatttaaaatttctcttgcaCTTAAATTCTGACACGCTTCTTGAATTCTGTTCTTCATTTCTTCCTTTGTTGTTGGTCGATGTTTATAAACTAAATTCTTAAGTCGACCCCAAAGATAGAAATCAAGAGGGGTGAAATCGGGTGATCGTGCTGGCCACGCCACACAACCTCCTCTTCCAATCCATCGCCCAGGGAATTTTTGGTCACAAATCGCACGAGATACCGCAGCATAATGTGCTGGGCAGCCATCTTGTTGTAGCCACAATCTCCTCCTTATTGCTAGTGGAATGTCACCCAACAAATCATGCTGCAATGTGCCAGCAAGAAATTCCGCATACCTGCGACCATTGAGAGTGCCATCAAAATAAAAGGGCCCAATTATGGTGTCGCCCAAAATcccgcaccacacatttagAGACCACAGATTTTGATTGTTCATTTCAACCATCCAATGGGGGTTAACTTCTGACCAGTAGTGGGCATTGTGCAGGTTTAACTGCccattacttttaaatgtcGCTTCATCTGTCCAAAGGATATTCCGATGAAAAAATTGAGTTTGGCCTAATAACCAATTACAAAATTGTAATCGGTTATTAAAATCTTGATCTCTTAATTCTTGGCAAAGATTTACATGATAAgcgtaaaattt
This region of Onthophagus taurus isolate NC chromosome 3, IU_Otau_3.0, whole genome shotgun sequence genomic DNA includes:
- the LOC111421401 gene encoding GILT-like protein 1, whose amino-acid sequence is MIKLLFFGVLFTATIALSSQEPLKVSIFYEALCPDSISFIAQQFAPNYDTLAEKITVDFLPYGLGSHELINGVWHFQCQHGENECYGNMMQACGLNETNDQAIKAKFIICVMSASNPASTALMEECAIASGISWNNMVECSKNGVGATLLAAYGDRTHAVEPWMTFVPTIIYNDVYDADKQDKSLVDFLNTVLNQL
- the LOC111421400 gene encoding GILT-like protein 1, whose protein sequence is MFLLTLFLVLIPQTISQTPRLKMSIYYESLCSDSVNFIKNQLAPNYDAIKKDVDFDLIPFGKATHSKKLDDDWTFLCQHGPQECNGNMLQACGLKFAANQDDKINFVNCVMSAKNPSAKTTTKKCAESNGISWDDLHNCYNSKVGRELLARNGDKTYNVQPSINFIPTIIFDNKYDYYLQNRAMYDLKGTVKGLVDDLNRIN
- the LOC111421396 gene encoding venom allergen 3-like; translation: MSFCPAASNSLSLGGVSDCPLSATSTSRVPVSRRLLSASIQQEPQFAVLPSASVYQPSRKREEAHALQNLRRRVQSLRIVHAKTGSETAKSNNGNDGELQQEELDNRPQLLHKILSNRPVSMVLDISDLRTAWKDSDFITDCLCWHNVYRQRHTSPALSMSSELCHLAQTWANHLAHTNRFYYRNDKDIGQNLFCRPSTPLQNDVSGTEVASYWYSAVRQYDYGKEPDVLHANVNAGHFTQLVWRSSKYFGVGKARSRSGKVVVVAHYAPVGNISGAYKYNVLPPVDEYPALPAPQKPRLILSTGSTETDSSENTTTTSSSCKR
- the LOC111421399 gene encoding large ribosomal subunit protein mL46 — encoded protein: MLRNSFQVFRLTKTSIRESSTLTSQKWDLISAVCIERRPTLAPPSTGLQENFKKYLDKVELERSHKSNHEIRHEQDLIQAEQLKKGDGDVDMALKQTAQDFFDASREELKRFKVAEKITECDKKNNVKSLNRKLDKHLVFVMKQKIGNKDHYLLPQGLRKDGENMRQAADRVIKETFGGDFKVQIHGNAPCGVYKYKYPGNLKEKQSCVGAKIFFYFGRYTNGNINKQISDYKWLDRNELKNELHNGYYERLSQFLIDEN